In one window of Nakamurella sp. PAMC28650 DNA:
- a CDS encoding isopeptide-forming domain-containing fimbrial protein, whose product MTTALPVGFSLDPSSGALTFPTSYTNNTGTDQLIPVTLTGRFTTAVGGQGDAKVDTAEFTYTPAGGAATTLTQPATSTVVEPLPTLSKSVSPAGPYTAGQNITYQLTAGNTAGRPTAYDNWVLDCVPAGLQVTGYVAGGPAVGSADSPTPGTGTGSGGNGCATGTTRIGWHVGDLAGGVSASLFYTVAIEAAAAAGRTYLNTADLSASSIPGVRSTPQSPLPDGARGYTASDNQTVKVTTPALTKSATPDHANVGTAITFTVTAQIPAQVNLYHAVLRDLLPAGLDASTLTTVSLTCAQTPGTCTVPSTAPTTTPSGAGTLATWDLGDLLAQPQVRTITLTYTAVLADVPSVSRNSTVTNGASIAWNPAIGGGIPPFTASDISATATITVTEPVVHLTKSVSNTNPEPGQGFDYTLRAINGGGPGDAGTGPAYDVGISDAVPAGVAIDPGTLPGGTTLTGQDPNGSGGTLRWSIPGPLAVGGSTTVTYHATLAPSAGLGTGGQRNTATVTDVYSQTNTGGRHSTPGTTASRTVTPDFPKIVPTKAAVTTGPAYAGAPFTWQLTLTNAGTGRAYNLSATDTLPLHWTYDAGSARVTTAGGTAVALDPTITAATATNGPKLTWTGLAPLQGNPSTDGLAPGQTIIVTLDATPGPDAPTTSGTASPNTNTLTSTGTDATNAAGDAVGPYGSGTGTAVALIAAADVQITKAANTFTAGSQGSWTLTAKNNGPDPAVGPFSLTDTVPNRLTLPGGGTGAALRLISATGTGWSCTTNSGTGAVACPGRTAPRCCRPASPSQPSRSPSPSPRTPSRVRPSRTRAPSPIAPSTLTPRTTPIPRPARSSPRAI is encoded by the coding sequence GTGACAACCGCACTACCCGTTGGCTTCTCACTCGATCCCAGCTCCGGCGCGCTGACCTTCCCGACCTCCTACACCAACAACACCGGCACCGACCAGCTGATCCCGGTGACGCTGACCGGTCGATTCACCACGGCGGTCGGCGGCCAGGGCGACGCCAAGGTCGACACTGCCGAATTCACCTACACCCCAGCAGGCGGTGCGGCGACGACCCTGACCCAGCCGGCCACCTCGACGGTGGTGGAGCCGCTGCCGACGCTGAGCAAGTCGGTCTCCCCCGCCGGGCCCTACACAGCAGGCCAGAACATCACCTATCAGCTCACCGCCGGCAACACCGCCGGACGGCCGACGGCCTACGACAACTGGGTTCTCGACTGCGTCCCGGCCGGCCTGCAGGTCACCGGATACGTCGCCGGCGGACCGGCCGTCGGCAGCGCAGACAGCCCGACCCCGGGTACCGGAACCGGGAGCGGCGGCAACGGATGCGCCACCGGAACCACCCGGATCGGTTGGCACGTCGGTGATCTGGCTGGAGGGGTCAGTGCGTCGCTGTTCTACACGGTGGCCATCGAAGCCGCCGCGGCCGCCGGCAGGACCTACCTGAACACGGCCGACCTGAGTGCGTCGTCGATTCCCGGCGTTCGCTCGACCCCCCAGTCGCCACTCCCGGACGGCGCGCGCGGGTACACCGCGTCCGACAACCAGACGGTGAAGGTCACCACCCCGGCCCTGACCAAATCAGCAACACCTGATCATGCCAACGTTGGCACGGCGATCACCTTCACCGTGACCGCGCAGATCCCCGCCCAGGTCAACCTCTATCACGCGGTCCTGCGGGACCTGCTCCCCGCCGGTCTGGACGCCTCCACCCTGACGACGGTGTCGCTGACCTGCGCCCAGACACCCGGCACCTGCACCGTGCCGTCGACTGCTCCGACGACCACACCGTCCGGCGCCGGCACCCTGGCCACGTGGGATCTCGGCGATCTGTTGGCCCAGCCCCAGGTCCGCACCATCACGCTCACCTACACGGCCGTGCTGGCCGACGTGCCGTCCGTCAGCCGCAACTCGACGGTGACCAACGGCGCCTCCATCGCGTGGAACCCGGCGATCGGCGGCGGCATACCTCCGTTCACGGCGTCCGACATCTCCGCGACCGCCACGATCACCGTCACCGAACCGGTGGTCCACCTGACCAAATCGGTGTCCAACACCAACCCGGAGCCCGGCCAGGGCTTCGACTACACGCTCAGGGCGATCAACGGCGGCGGTCCGGGCGATGCCGGCACCGGTCCCGCCTACGACGTCGGGATCAGCGACGCGGTACCGGCCGGCGTGGCCATCGACCCGGGGACCTTGCCGGGCGGGACCACGCTGACCGGGCAGGATCCCAACGGCTCCGGCGGAACCCTGCGCTGGTCGATCCCCGGCCCGCTGGCCGTCGGCGGGTCGACGACGGTCACCTACCACGCCACCCTGGCGCCTTCGGCCGGGCTGGGCACGGGCGGGCAGCGCAACACCGCCACCGTCACCGACGTCTACAGCCAGACCAACACCGGTGGCCGGCACTCGACGCCCGGAACCACTGCCTCCCGCACCGTGACTCCCGACTTCCCGAAGATCGTGCCGACCAAGGCGGCCGTCACCACCGGCCCCGCCTACGCCGGAGCGCCTTTCACGTGGCAGCTGACGCTGACCAACGCCGGGACCGGCCGGGCGTACAACCTGAGCGCGACCGACACGCTGCCGTTGCACTGGACCTACGATGCCGGCTCGGCCAGGGTCACCACGGCCGGCGGCACGGCAGTCGCCCTGGACCCGACGATCACCGCAGCGACCGCCACCAACGGTCCGAAGCTGACCTGGACCGGACTTGCCCCGCTGCAGGGCAACCCGTCGACCGACGGACTGGCACCCGGTCAGACCATCATCGTCACGCTGGATGCCACCCCCGGTCCGGATGCACCGACCACCAGCGGTACGGCCAGCCCGAACACCAACACGCTGACCTCCACCGGCACCGACGCGACGAATGCCGCCGGTGACGCGGTCGGGCCCTACGGCTCCGGAACGGGTACGGCGGTGGCGTTGATCGCGGCTGCAGACGTCCAGATCACCAAAGCGGCAAATACTTTCACCGCCGGCAGTCAAGGCAGTTGGACGCTGACGGCGAAGAACAACGGCCCGGATCCGGCAGTCGGCCCGTTCAGCCTGACCGACACCGTCCCCAACCGCCTGACCCTGCCCGGTGGCGGCACCGGCGCCGCTCTGAGACTGATCTCGGCGACCGGCACCGGATGGTCCTGCACCACCAACTCGGGGACCGGAGCCGTGGCCTGTCCCGGACGAACGGCACCGAGGTGCTGCCGACCGGCCAGTCCTTCCCAGCCGTCACGGTCACCGTCGCCATCCCCCAGGACGCCGTCACGAGTTCGACCGTCCAGAACGCGGGCTCCATCGCCGATCGCACCTTCGACCCTGACACCGCGAACAACACCGATTCCGCGACCGGCACGGTCGTCACCGAGGGCGATCTGA